The following are encoded in a window of Cytophagia bacterium CHB2 genomic DNA:
- a CDS encoding nucleotidyltransferase domain-containing protein, protein MAVAANMTDKIQRLIQLTNPSLRLEAVYLFGSSARGTTHAWSDIDLAIVSPDFSGDSFEDSKRLIPYILQVDSGIEAHPFRPEDFSTDNPFVKEIVDTGLRIL, encoded by the coding sequence ATGGCTGTTGCAGCAAATATGACGGATAAGATTCAACGTCTTATTCAATTGACCAACCCAAGCCTTCGTTTGGAGGCCGTTTATCTCTTCGGATCGTCAGCCAGAGGGACAACACATGCCTGGAGCGATATCGATCTGGCCATCGTTTCACCGGATTTCAGCGGCGACAGCTTTGAAGACAGCAAACGGCTCATACCTTACATCCTGCAAGTGGATTCCGGCATTGAAGCCCACCCCTTCCGGCCGGAAGATTTTTCGACAGACAATCCCTTCGTGAAAGAGATTGTGGACACGGGTTTGCGCATTTTATAG
- a CDS encoding glutamine--tRNA ligase/YqeY domain fusion protein, whose product MPNHESTPAVSHFIRDMILEHNRSGRFGGKVITRFPPEPNGYLHIGHAKAISIDFNMAQEFGGRCHLRFDDTNPTKEEQEYVDSIMADIRWLGYDWGEHLYFASDYFEQLYEFAVQLIKAGKAYVDDLSADEIRDYRGTLTEPGKPSPYRERTVAENLDLFERMRRGEFADGAKVLRAKIDMASPNLNLRDPVMYRIRKASHHRTGDKWCIYPMYDWAHGQSDSIEGITHSLCSLEYEDHRPLYDWFLDALGIHHPQQIEFARLNLGYTIMSKRKLLQLVEQKHVAGWDDPRMPTLAGMRRRGYPPEAIRDFCDRIGVAKSFSTVDIALLEACVREYLNRHAPRVMAVLQPLRVVITNYPENQIEELDAVNNPEDPAAGTRKVPFGRVLYIEREDFREDPPKKFFRLAPGREVRLRYAYFITCTNVVKDEKTGEIIELHCTYDPATRGGDSPDGRKVKGTIHWVAAASAVKAEVRLYDRLFVKENPEDNKDGSDFIAQLNPNSLETLRDCYLEPSLAHAVPGSRYQFERLGYFCADAVDSKPGKPVFNRIVSLKDSWAKIEKGEAK is encoded by the coding sequence ATGCCAAACCACGAGTCAACACCAGCAGTATCCCATTTTATCCGCGACATGATACTAGAACATAACCGCTCGGGCCGCTTTGGTGGGAAAGTCATCACGCGATTTCCGCCGGAGCCCAACGGCTATTTGCATATCGGCCATGCCAAAGCCATCAGCATTGATTTTAACATGGCGCAGGAATTCGGCGGCCGTTGCCACCTCCGTTTCGATGACACCAACCCCACCAAGGAAGAGCAGGAATACGTCGATTCCATCATGGCCGACATTCGCTGGCTCGGCTATGATTGGGGCGAGCATCTTTACTTTGCCTCGGATTATTTCGAGCAGCTTTATGAATTCGCGGTGCAGCTTATCAAAGCCGGCAAAGCGTATGTCGATGATCTCAGCGCGGATGAAATTCGCGACTATCGCGGCACGTTGACCGAGCCCGGCAAGCCCAGCCCGTATCGCGAGCGGACGGTGGCGGAAAATTTGGATTTATTCGAGCGCATGCGCCGTGGCGAGTTTGCCGATGGCGCCAAGGTGCTGCGCGCGAAAATCGACATGGCCTCGCCCAATCTCAACCTGCGTGATCCGGTGATGTATCGCATTCGCAAGGCCAGCCACCATCGCACCGGCGACAAATGGTGCATCTATCCCATGTATGATTGGGCGCACGGCCAGTCGGATTCCATCGAGGGCATCACGCATTCGCTATGCTCGCTGGAATATGAAGATCATCGCCCGCTTTATGATTGGTTTCTCGATGCGCTCGGCATTCATCATCCGCAGCAGATCGAATTTGCCCGGCTAAATCTCGGTTATACCATCATGAGCAAGCGCAAACTCTTGCAGCTTGTCGAACAGAAACATGTTGCGGGCTGGGATGATCCCCGTATGCCTACGCTCGCGGGCATGCGCCGGCGCGGTTATCCGCCGGAAGCGATTCGTGATTTTTGCGATCGCATCGGCGTGGCCAAGAGTTTCAGCACGGTTGACATTGCCTTGCTCGAAGCTTGCGTGCGCGAATATCTCAACCGGCACGCGCCGCGCGTCATGGCGGTTTTGCAGCCGTTGCGCGTGGTGATAACAAATTATCCCGAAAATCAGATCGAAGAATTGGACGCGGTTAATAATCCCGAAGACCCGGCTGCGGGCACGCGCAAGGTTCCGTTCGGCCGCGTGCTTTATATCGAGCGCGAGGATTTTCGTGAAGACCCGCCAAAGAAATTTTTCCGTCTCGCGCCGGGCCGCGAAGTGCGGCTGCGTTATGCTTATTTCATCACCTGCACCAATGTCGTGAAGGACGAGAAAACCGGCGAAATTATCGAGCTGCATTGCACCTATGATCCGGCAACGCGCGGCGGCGATTCGCCCGATGGCCGCAAAGTCAAAGGCACGATTCATTGGGTGGCGGCAGCCAGCGCTGTAAAAGCCGAGGTGAGATTGTACGATCGGCTGTTTGTCAAAGAAAATCCCGAAGACAACAAAGACGGTAGTGATTTCATCGCGCAGCTCAATCCGAATTCTTTGGAAACGTTGCGGGATTGTTATCTCGAACCGAGCTTGGCGCATGCCGTGCCCGGTAGCCGTTATCAATTCGAGCGCCTGGGTTATTTTTGTGCTGATGCGGTTGACTCAAAACCTGGCAAACCGGTTTTTAATCGCATTGTCTCATTGAAGGACTCGTGGGCGAAGATTGAGAAGGGGGAAGCGAAGTAG
- a CDS encoding aminopeptidase P family protein produces the protein MSPTKTFCLGLILSLSNISLAQEGFSLFTKDFTPAEFAQRRNAVYDAIGKDALAVVQGAPSPAGYVRFRQSNEFYYLCGIESPHAYLLLDGGRRRASLYLPHRNVGRERSEGKLLSAEDDSLIIQLSGLEAVYPVELLGEHLARYARNVNLQKLFTPFSPAEGYAMSRDLALRFISDVANDQWDGRPGRESYFIDLLRRRFPNFDIQNLTPILDELRLIKSPAEIAMINKATRLSGLALIEAMRSTQPGQFEHELDGLAKFIYFRNGAQGEAYYSLIASASNAWYPHYNAGKRQMKDGDFLLMDFAPDFGYYMSDVTRMWPVNGKFNAWQRELYDFYLGCYEAILKTIRVGVSAAAIKQEAVKIMDDLLAKAKFSKPHHQTAARNFVESYRSGASNPDTYLGHWVGMATHDVGTYTGPLKPGMVFTIEPALRVPEEKIYIRLEDVIVITPTGADILSDFVPRDRARIEKIMAEKGILETYPAAESIK, from the coding sequence ATGTCACCAACAAAAACTTTCTGTCTCGGTCTCATCTTATCTCTTTCGAACATCTCCCTCGCCCAAGAAGGCTTTTCCCTCTTCACCAAAGATTTCACGCCGGCAGAGTTTGCGCAGCGCCGCAATGCGGTTTATGATGCCATCGGCAAAGATGCGCTTGCCGTGGTCCAGGGCGCGCCTAGTCCGGCAGGCTACGTGCGCTTCCGGCAATCAAATGAGTTTTATTATCTCTGCGGCATCGAGTCGCCGCATGCTTATTTGCTGCTCGACGGCGGCCGGCGCCGCGCTTCGCTGTATTTGCCGCATCGCAATGTTGGACGAGAACGCAGTGAAGGCAAGCTTTTGTCAGCCGAAGACGATTCGCTTATTATACAACTCAGTGGCCTGGAAGCCGTCTATCCCGTGGAGTTGCTCGGCGAGCATCTCGCGCGTTATGCCCGCAACGTCAATCTGCAAAAGCTGTTCACGCCTTTCAGTCCGGCGGAAGGTTATGCTATGAGCCGTGACCTGGCTCTGCGTTTTATCAGTGATGTTGCCAACGATCAGTGGGATGGCAGACCGGGCCGCGAAAGTTATTTCATTGATCTCTTGCGACGACGTTTTCCAAATTTTGACATTCAAAACCTCACGCCGATTCTCGACGAGCTTCGCCTCATCAAAAGTCCGGCAGAGATCGCCATGATCAACAAAGCCACGCGCTTGTCGGGACTTGCGCTGATCGAGGCGATGCGCTCGACGCAGCCGGGACAATTCGAGCACGAGTTGGATGGCTTGGCCAAGTTTATTTACTTTCGCAACGGCGCGCAGGGCGAGGCGTATTATTCGCTCATCGCGAGCGCCTCGAATGCGTGGTATCCGCATTACAATGCCGGCAAGCGCCAAATGAAAGACGGCGATTTTTTGTTGATGGATTTTGCGCCGGATTTCGGATACTACATGAGCGACGTCACGCGCATGTGGCCGGTGAACGGTAAGTTCAACGCGTGGCAACGCGAGCTGTATGATTTTTATCTCGGCTGCTACGAGGCGATTCTCAAAACCATTCGCGTGGGCGTAAGTGCGGCCGCGATCAAGCAGGAAGCGGTTAAAATCATGGATGATTTGCTGGCGAAAGCGAAATTTTCCAAACCGCATCATCAAACGGCGGCGCGCAATTTTGTGGAGTCTTATCGCAGCGGGGCAAGCAATCCCGATACCTATCTCGGCCATTGGGTGGGCATGGCCACGCACGATGTTGGAACGTACACCGGCCCGCTCAAACCGGGCATGGTTTTTACCATCGAACCGGCGCTGCGCGTGCCGGAGGAAAAGATTTACATTCGCCTGGAAGATGTCATCGTGATCACGCCGACGGGCGCGGACATTCTCTCGGATTTTGTGCCGCGCGATCGTGCGCGCATTGAAAAAATCATGGCAGAGAAAGGAATTTTGGAAACGTATCCCGCGGCAGAGTCGATCAAATGA